The following are encoded in a window of Trichocoleus desertorum ATA4-8-CV12 genomic DNA:
- a CDS encoding MSMEG_0569 family flavin-dependent oxidoreductase produces MQNHYSVIVVGGGQSGLSISYCLKERGIDHIIFEKNQIGYAWRTKRWDSFCLVTPNWQCKLPGYAYPGDDPHGFMKKDEIVQYVEDYAASFDPPIHQGVAVLKVRKDEVQNVFEVTTSSGDYTADQVVVASGSYHLPKVPKIAERLPSHIGQLHASEYKNPESLPGEGVLVVGTGQSGCQIAEDLHLAGKQVHLCVGGAPRSPRRYRGKDVVDWLDQMGYYDLSIEEHPQKEKVRTKANHYVTGRDGGREIDLRQFALEGMQLYGRLKNISDRSLEFWSDLKQNLDQADAVAESIKKTIDGFIEKNQIEAPTEPTYQPVWQPEQAIATLDFESAKISAVVWCTGYQSDFSWIEVPVFDGKGYPGHERGVTGAWGLYFLGLPWLYTWGSGRFSGIARDASYLADYIVARKKVSHPNAWSVVNEFLLGS; encoded by the coding sequence ATGCAAAATCACTATTCCGTCATCGTGGTCGGAGGTGGTCAATCGGGGCTCTCCATTAGCTATTGCCTCAAAGAGAGAGGCATAGACCACATTATTTTTGAGAAAAATCAGATTGGTTATGCTTGGCGGACTAAACGATGGGATTCTTTTTGTTTAGTCACTCCTAACTGGCAGTGCAAGCTCCCAGGCTATGCCTACCCCGGCGATGATCCGCACGGTTTCATGAAAAAGGATGAAATTGTGCAATACGTTGAAGACTATGCCGCCTCCTTCGATCCTCCTATCCACCAAGGTGTTGCGGTATTAAAGGTGCGCAAGGATGAAGTTCAAAATGTGTTTGAGGTGACTACTTCCAGCGGCGACTACACTGCTGATCAAGTAGTGGTGGCATCAGGTAGCTATCATCTCCCTAAAGTGCCAAAGATAGCTGAGCGGCTCCCAAGTCATATTGGGCAACTGCATGCCTCAGAATACAAAAATCCAGAGTCTTTACCTGGAGAAGGTGTGTTAGTCGTGGGTACAGGCCAATCCGGGTGTCAGATTGCTGAAGATTTGCACCTGGCAGGGAAACAAGTGCATCTCTGTGTCGGGGGTGCGCCGCGATCGCCCCGACGCTACCGAGGTAAGGATGTGGTTGATTGGCTCGATCAAATGGGATACTACGATTTGTCAATTGAGGAGCATCCCCAAAAAGAAAAGGTGAGAACCAAAGCTAATCACTATGTCACGGGGCGGGATGGCGGACGAGAGATTGACTTACGACAATTTGCTTTAGAGGGGATGCAACTCTATGGCAGATTAAAAAATATTAGCGATCGCAGTCTCGAATTTTGGAGCGACTTAAAGCAAAATCTGGATCAAGCCGATGCGGTAGCAGAAAGCATCAAGAAAACCATTGATGGATTTATTGAGAAGAACCAAATCGAGGCTCCGACAGAACCTACTTACCAACCTGTTTGGCAGCCTGAGCAAGCGATCGCGACTCTAGATTTTGAAAGCGCCAAGATTAGTGCAGTGGTTTGGTGTACTGGCTACCAATCTGACTTTAGCTGGATTGAGGTACCCGTGTTCGATGGCAAGGGATATCCCGGTCATGAGCGAGGTGTCACCGGAGCCTGGGGACTCTATTTTCTAGGTCTTCCGTGGTTGTATACCTGGGGGTCAGGACGTTTTTCTGGCATTGCCCGCGATGCGAGTTATTTGGCTGACTACATCGTGGCGCGGAAGAAAGTGTCTCACCCTAATGCCTGGAGTGTGGTTAATGAGTTTTTACTAGGCTCCTAG